In Centroberyx gerrardi isolate f3 chromosome 11, fCenGer3.hap1.cur.20231027, whole genome shotgun sequence, the following are encoded in one genomic region:
- the sms gene encoding spermine synthase — translation MALRHYTLDFNLSAAADSPSTVHGLQSIFQEHEMTETVHDTEGHGYLATFVGKKGRFVILRVHSHGLVTIDLQCYEEDNIAQLDNLLNALEKKLKTLLQGNITRIKRLPALTRGAQVDRYWPTADGRMVEYDIDRVVYDEDSAYQNIKILHSQQFGNILVLNGDINLGESDLAYTQAIMGSGQENYAGKEVLILGGGDGGILAEVVKLKPKMITMVEIDQMVIDGCRTHMRKTCGNILDNLQGDCYQILVEDCVPVLKKYVQEGRTFDYVINDLTAVPISTAPEEDSTWEFLRLILDLSIKVLRPSGKYFTQGNCANLTEALSQYEEQLGRLSCPVDFSKEVVCVPSYMELWVFYTVWKK, via the exons ATGGCACTGCGACATTATACTCTTGACTTCAACCTCTCTGCGGCCG cTGACAGTCCTTCGACAGTTCATGGTCTACAATCCATATTTCAGGAGCATGAAATGACAGAGACTGTCCATGACACAGAGGGGCATGGATACCTTGCTACTTTTGTTGGCAAGAAGGGCAG GTTTGTTATTCTGCGTGTGCACTCCCATGGGTTGGTCACCATTGATCTGCAGTGTTACGAAGAGGATAACATTGCACAATTAGACAAT CTTTTAAATGCACTGGAAAAGAAGCTGAAAACTCTCCTACAAGGCAATATTACGAGGATCAAAAG GCTCCCAGCTCTCACCCGAGGTGCACAAGTTGACCGATACTGGCCCACAGCGGACGGCAGAATGGTGGAGTATGACATAGACCGGGTGGTGTACGATGAAGATTCTGCATACCAAAACATAAAGATTTTGCACTCTCAGCAGTTTGGAAATATCCTAGTCCTCAATGGAGATATTA ACCTGGGGGAGAGTGACTTGGCCTACACCCAAGCCATCATGGGTAGTGGACAGGAGAACTATGCTGGAAAGGAAGTGCTGATATTAGGTGGCGGTGATGGAGGGATCCTTGCTGAGGTGGTCAAGCTCAAGCCAAAGATGATCACCATGGTGGAG ATTGACCAAATGGTGATAGATGGCTGCAGAACGCACATGAGGAAGACTTGTGGCAATATCCTGGACAACCTGCAGGGAGACTGTTACCAA ATACTAGTCGAAGACTGTGTCCCTGTGCTGAAGAAGTATGTTCAGGAAGGGAGGACGTTTGATTACGTCATTAATGACCTCACTGCAGTCCCGATATCCACAGCGCCAGAAGAAG ACTCCACATGGGAGTTCCTGCGTCTTATCTTGGATCTGTCAATCAAAGTACTGCGTCCCAGTGGGAAATACTTCACACAG GGCAACTGTGCGAATCTGACAGAGGCACTGAGTCAATATGAGGAACAGCTGGGACGGCTCTCGTGTCCCGTGGACTTCTCCaaggaggtggtgtgtgtgcccTCCTACATGGAGCT